Proteins from a single region of Caldisericota bacterium:
- a CDS encoding ABC transporter ATP-binding protein, which yields MNEIIRAEDLTKTYRLGETSVEALRGVSININKGELVSIIGPSGSGKSTLMHLLGCLDTPTSGKYFLEGEDVSKLNDTQLATIRNKKIGFVFQTFNLLPHLTVLDNVILPVVYNATGDIKKAEKKAMELMESIGMEKRANHLPPQLSGGERQRVAIIRALINDPLIVFADEPTGNLDSKTGLEIIKVLKELNTERGVTEIIVTHDPSITQFTHKIIHIKDGSIEKEIENVHVANVVEIKK from the coding sequence ATGAATGAAATAATAAGGGCAGAAGACTTAACAAAAACTTATCGCCTTGGTGAAACAAGTGTAGAAGCATTAAGAGGAGTTTCTATAAATATTAATAAAGGAGAACTTGTTTCAATAATAGGCCCGTCAGGTTCAGGAAAATCCACTCTTATGCATCTTCTTGGCTGCCTTGATACGCCGACAAGTGGAAAATATTTCTTAGAAGGAGAGGATGTTTCTAAATTAAATGATACACAACTTGCTACTATAAGAAATAAAAAAATAGGTTTCGTATTTCAAACCTTCAATTTGTTACCACATCTTACTGTATTGGATAACGTAATTCTTCCTGTTGTATACAACGCAACAGGAGACATTAAAAAAGCAGAAAAAAAGGCAATGGAATTAATGGAAAGCATAGGTATGGAAAAAAGAGCAAATCATCTTCCTCCACAGCTATCAGGCGGGGAAAGACAGAGAGTTGCAATAATAAGAGCCTTGATTAATGATCCTCTCATTGTTTTTGCAGATGAACCTACAGGTAACCTCGATTCAAAAACAGGACTTGAGATAATAAAAGTCCTGAAAGAATTAAACACAGAAAGAGGCGTTACTGAAATTATTGTAACACACGATCCCTCTATTACACAGTTTACACATAAAATTATTCACATAAAAGATGGTTCCATAGAAAAAGAAATAGAAAATGTACATGTAGCAAATGTAGTGG
- a CDS encoding efflux RND transporter periplasmic adaptor subunit: MKKIWLSLLSVILLFTLTGCSIIKTGSKSPPTAKNLTTVKVERKNIESVVNLSGNVAVDPKITIVSKVSGKVIQLFVEEGNWIEKGDKIAEIDSTVARFNYQNTLVSYNIAKINYENSGNTVAQAEANVESAEAAYSMAKLNLDIAVKTDNSHIQVKQAEEQVKQAEINLENAKNNLSTLGSSEATDTSIKIAKLQLNSQELSLAIAQLNLKSLMESGPTDEDIKQAEEQLNQAKINNDIAKESLKRAANNPNTSDEEIKTFENQVLLTESNIKLAELNIDRLNNYGSPSEDDIERARYQAEQARVALQISIENYSQAKTSRDNQMKQAENQVKFAESQLTVANENLNIAKNSASASSDSIEVRKAQLTQAEAGLKIAKLNLENAEIQISVDELQIQQAYNTMQIALNNLNDYTITSSISGTILSLNIQEENAISMGSIAVIGNTKNFVAEAFSDEIDAVNIKKGQDALLTFDAFPHKEVKGTVEYIGNSTTAISGIQAYKIKIKVDDSSIVLKDGLSVNVDITTQMKNNVLAVPIESVFYHDEKYYVDVVQSDNTIQRKEVETGISSDDYTEIISGLSEGDTILRVPYNSVFTEVGGIKGMPGGK; this comes from the coding sequence ATGAAAAAAATATGGCTTTCCCTACTAAGTGTAATACTATTATTCACTTTGACTGGATGTAGTATTATAAAAACCGGCTCAAAAAGCCCTCCGACCGCAAAAAATTTAACAACTGTAAAAGTGGAAAGAAAGAACATAGAAAGTGTCGTGAATCTCTCAGGTAACGTAGCTGTTGATCCAAAAATTACAATAGTATCTAAAGTTTCAGGCAAAGTAATTCAACTCTTTGTAGAAGAAGGCAATTGGATAGAAAAAGGAGATAAGATTGCGGAAATCGACTCAACGGTAGCGAGGTTTAATTATCAGAATACGCTGGTCAGCTACAATATAGCAAAAATCAATTATGAAAACTCCGGAAACACAGTTGCCCAAGCTGAAGCAAATGTTGAATCAGCAGAAGCTGCATATAGCATGGCAAAATTAAACCTGGACATAGCTGTAAAAACTGATAATTCTCATATACAGGTAAAGCAAGCAGAAGAGCAAGTAAAGCAAGCAGAAATTAACCTTGAGAATGCAAAAAACAACCTCTCTACCTTAGGAAGTAGCGAAGCAACCGATACTTCTATAAAGATAGCTAAGCTTCAACTAAACTCCCAGGAGCTCTCGCTTGCCATTGCACAGTTAAACTTAAAATCCTTAATGGAATCAGGTCCTACAGATGAAGACATAAAGCAAGCAGAAGAACAACTAAATCAAGCAAAAATTAATAACGATATTGCAAAAGAAAGTTTAAAGAGAGCAGCAAATAACCCAAATACATCGGACGAAGAAATTAAAACTTTTGAGAATCAGGTCTTGCTCACCGAAAGTAATATAAAGCTTGCAGAGTTAAATATTGATAGATTAAATAATTATGGAAGCCCATCTGAGGACGACATAGAAAGAGCAAGATATCAAGCAGAACAGGCGAGAGTGGCATTGCAAATATCAATAGAAAACTATAGCCAAGCGAAAACATCCAGAGATAACCAAATGAAACAAGCAGAAAATCAGGTTAAATTTGCAGAATCGCAACTTACTGTTGCAAACGAAAACCTCAATATAGCAAAAAACAGCGCTTCTGCTTCTTCCGATAGCATTGAAGTAAGAAAAGCACAGCTAACACAAGCAGAGGCAGGCTTAAAAATAGCAAAGCTAAATTTAGAAAACGCAGAGATTCAGATTTCGGTTGACGAATTGCAAATACAACAAGCATACAATACAATGCAAATAGCACTTAATAATTTAAATGATTATACCATTACATCTTCTATATCAGGTACTATTTTATCATTAAACATTCAAGAGGAAAATGCAATATCAATGGGTTCTATCGCTGTAATAGGTAACACGAAAAACTTTGTAGCAGAAGCGTTTTCCGATGAAATTGATGCAGTGAATATAAAGAAAGGTCAAGATGCTCTCTTAACCTTTGATGCATTTCCTCATAAAGAAGTTAAAGGTACTGTAGAATATATAGGGAACTCAACAACAGCTATTTCTGGCATACAAGCTTATAAAATCAAAATAAAAGTAGATGATTCATCAATAGTTTTAAAGGATGGATTAAGCGTAAATGTAGATATTACCACACAAATGAAAAACAATGTGCTTGCTGTGCCTATTGAATCGGTTTTTTATCATGACGAAAAATATTATGTAGATGTAGTGCAAAGTGACAATACAATACAGCGCAAAGAAGTAGAAACAGGTATATCCTCTGATGATTATACGGAGATTATTTCTGGCCTTTCTGAAGGAGACACAATCCTTAGGGTGCCTTATAACTCAGTGTTTACCGAAGTTGGAGGAATTAAAGGGATGCCGGGCGGAAAATAA
- a CDS encoding amidohydrolase, which translates to MILIRNGIFLTLTEKNVIQEGDLIIKDSLIYYIGPQKEWKDKFDTVIDAKNHIVMPGFVNAHTHLAMTLMRGIADDLPLQKWLFDTIFPIENKLTERDVYFGSLLGIIESIHAGVTTVADFYFHIEKSAQAVKESGIRANLGFGLASKIGTNTLRLKVAEKFINKWQESENRRILASFAPHAPYTCTLQFLKAISNQARKMNVLVQTHLHETKEEVEEFKKKYGITPIEKLDTIRFFDAKVNAAHCVWMNNNDINILKNNNVGVTLNPQSNLKIGAGIPSINKMHNAGLTISIGTDGAASNNNLALIEDARLTSFLAKGTSLNPELLNAKELLKMATVNGAKNLGFNDVGLLKEGYKADIILIDTKKPHLTPLTDPHSLVAYSMYPSDIDTVLVDGKIVMKNKEILTVDEDNILKEAETCYKQLRISNK; encoded by the coding sequence ATGATTCTTATACGAAACGGTATATTTTTAACACTTACCGAGAAAAATGTAATCCAAGAAGGAGATCTTATAATAAAAGATTCCCTTATTTATTATATAGGGCCACAAAAAGAATGGAAGGATAAATTCGATACAGTAATAGATGCAAAAAATCACATTGTGATGCCAGGATTTGTGAACGCTCACACGCATCTTGCAATGACTCTTATGCGTGGTATTGCCGATGATCTCCCTCTACAAAAATGGCTGTTCGATACAATCTTTCCAATAGAAAATAAACTAACCGAAAGAGACGTATATTTTGGCTCCCTTCTTGGCATTATTGAATCAATACACGCTGGTGTTACTACAGTAGCAGATTTCTACTTCCATATAGAGAAATCTGCGCAAGCAGTAAAAGAAAGCGGCATTCGCGCAAACCTTGGCTTTGGGCTTGCCTCAAAAATTGGTACAAACACACTAAGGCTAAAAGTAGCAGAAAAGTTTATAAATAAATGGCAAGAAAGTGAAAATAGAAGAATATTAGCAAGTTTTGCTCCCCATGCTCCTTACACCTGCACACTGCAATTCTTGAAAGCAATTAGCAATCAGGCAAGAAAAATGAATGTTCTCGTGCAAACTCATCTTCACGAAACAAAGGAAGAGGTAGAAGAATTTAAGAAAAAGTACGGAATAACTCCAATAGAAAAACTTGACACAATAAGATTCTTCGATGCAAAAGTTAACGCTGCACATTGTGTATGGATGAACAATAACGACATAAATATTTTGAAGAATAACAATGTAGGTGTTACTCTAAATCCACAAAGCAACCTGAAAATAGGCGCCGGGATCCCATCAATAAATAAAATGCACAATGCAGGACTAACTATTTCTATCGGCACTGACGGCGCTGCATCAAACAATAATTTAGCACTCATTGAAGATGCAAGATTAACATCTTTTCTTGCAAAAGGTACTTCACTAAATCCTGAACTGCTAAATGCAAAAGAATTGCTTAAAATGGCAACTGTAAATGGTGCAAAAAATTTAGGTTTTAATGATGTGGGATTACTTAAAGAAGGATATAAAGCAGACATTATCTTAATAGATACTAAGAAGCCACATCTTACCCCCCTTACTGATCCTCATTCTCTTGTCGCTTATTCTATGTATCCATCTGATATTGACACAGTGCTCGTCGATGGAAAAATAGTAATGAAAAACAAGGAAATTCTCACAGTAGATGAGGATAATATACTCAAAGAAGCAGAAACTTGCTACAAACAATTGCGTATCTCTAACAAATAA
- a CDS encoding fused MFS/spermidine synthase: MEKNYLYFHDVFAAGEEHLHGIKNTIVEIKTPYQFIQLVESSFFGKMLIIDGDVQSSVKDEYIYHESLVHPAMLLHPNPKNIILLGGGEGATLREVLKHKNIKKVVMVDIDKDGIELAKKYLGEWHKGSFENPKTTLINTDARKFIESQVASNSTDIIISDLTEPFEAGTSYKLFTKEFFALLFDRLTEDGIFVLQASMLRSVTYRMHSAIRNTLMQIFPVVRSYYVYVPSFDTTWSFILASKKYDPKTVSIKEIDEKIQKRIEGELKFYDGESHMRVFSLPKDIRKTLAKNKEEIITDSRPLSLPRKENI, encoded by the coding sequence ATGGAAAAAAACTATCTGTACTTCCATGATGTTTTCGCCGCTGGCGAAGAACATTTACATGGGATAAAAAACACTATTGTAGAAATTAAAACACCATACCAATTCATTCAATTAGTAGAAAGTTCCTTTTTTGGAAAGATGCTAATTATTGATGGAGATGTTCAATCTTCAGTAAAAGACGAATATATCTACCATGAATCTCTTGTACATCCCGCAATGCTGCTCCACCCAAACCCCAAAAATATTATACTTTTAGGGGGAGGGGAAGGCGCAACGCTAAGAGAAGTGTTAAAACATAAAAACATAAAAAAAGTCGTTATGGTAGATATTGATAAAGACGGAATTGAACTTGCAAAAAAATATTTAGGAGAGTGGCACAAAGGGTCTTTCGAAAACCCTAAGACAACCCTCATAAATACTGATGCAAGAAAATTTATCGAATCACAAGTTGCCTCAAATTCTACCGATATTATAATAAGTGACTTAACTGAGCCCTTTGAAGCAGGCACATCGTATAAACTATTCACTAAGGAATTTTTTGCACTCCTTTTTGACAGACTCACTGAAGATGGTATCTTCGTCCTGCAGGCATCAATGCTAAGATCAGTCACTTACAGAATGCATAGCGCAATAAGAAATACTTTAATGCAAATATTCCCAGTGGTAAGAAGCTACTATGTATATGTGCCAAGTTTCGACACAACGTGGAGTTTTATACTTGCTTCAAAAAAATACGACCCCAAAACTGTAAGCATCAAAGAAATTGACGAAAAAATACAAAAGAGAATCGAAGGAGAATTAAAATTCTACGACGGAGAATCACACATGAGAGTATTCTCTCTTCCAAAAGACATAAGAAAGACTCTCGCAAAAAATAAGGAAGAAATTATTACTGATTCTCGTCCTTTATCACTCCCAAGAAAAGAGAACATATGA
- the speD gene encoding adenosylmethionine decarboxylase, which translates to MRTEGKHILMDVSGCNPEILNNLELLKSILKEATEYANAIVLDVAFHHFTPQGVSGVVVISESHLSIHTWPEYGYAALDFYTCGDVDPKTACEYVAEKLSATYIQTTEIERGMKKNERYTQEIISKRVKENGKKLSVLP; encoded by the coding sequence ATGCGCACCGAAGGAAAACATATCCTCATGGATGTCTCTGGATGTAATCCAGAAATACTTAACAATTTAGAATTGTTAAAAAGCATTTTAAAAGAAGCTACAGAATATGCTAATGCAATTGTATTAGATGTTGCATTTCACCATTTTACTCCTCAAGGTGTAAGTGGAGTTGTAGTTATTTCTGAATCCCATCTCTCCATACATACCTGGCCTGAATATGGTTATGCTGCTCTTGATTTTTACACCTGCGGTGATGTAGACCCCAAAACGGCCTGCGAATACGTAGCAGAAAAATTAAGTGCAACATATATACAAACAACAGAAATTGAAAGAGGAATGAAAAAAAACGAGAGATACACTCAAGAGATTATTAGCAAAAGAGTAAAAGAAAATGGAAAAAAACTATCTGTACTTCCATGA